A genomic region of Serratia fonticola contains the following coding sequences:
- the yhbY gene encoding ribosome assembly RNA-binding protein YhbY, protein MNLNNKQKQHLKGLAHPLKPVVMLGNNGLTEGVLAEIEQALEHHELIKVKIAAEDRETKNLIADAIVRETGACNVQVIGSTLILYRPSKERKITLPR, encoded by the coding sequence ATGAATCTGAATAATAAACAAAAACAGCACCTGAAAGGCCTGGCGCATCCGTTAAAACCGGTTGTCATGCTGGGTAATAACGGTCTCACCGAAGGGGTGCTGGCTGAAATTGAACAGGCTCTGGAGCATCACGAGCTGATCAAGGTAAAAATTGCTGCCGAAGATCGTGAAACCAAAAACCTGATCGCCGACGCTATTGTGCGTGAAACGGGTGCCTGCAATGTACAAGTGATCGGCAGTACGCTTATTCTTTACCGCCCGTCGAAAGAGCGCAAGATCACTTTACCACGTTGA
- the greA gene encoding transcription elongation factor GreA, with protein MKQIPMTLFGAEQLREELEYLKSVRRPKIIADIAEAREHGDLKENAEYHAAREQQGFCEGRIQEIEAKLSNAQVIDVTKMPNTGRVIFGATVSVMNLDTEDEVTYRIVGDDEADFKKNLISVNSPMARGLIGKEQDDVVVIKTPGGDVEYEILKVEYL; from the coding sequence ATGAAACAGATTCCGATGACCTTGTTTGGCGCAGAACAGCTGCGTGAAGAGCTCGAATATTTGAAAAGCGTGCGCCGCCCTAAAATCATTGCGGATATCGCAGAGGCGCGTGAACACGGTGACCTGAAAGAGAATGCCGAGTACCATGCTGCCCGTGAACAGCAAGGTTTCTGTGAAGGACGTATTCAGGAAATTGAAGCCAAACTGTCCAACGCACAGGTGATCGATGTCACTAAAATGCCCAATACGGGGCGTGTGATTTTTGGCGCTACCGTCTCGGTTATGAATCTGGATACCGAAGATGAAGTGACTTACCGTATTGTTGGTGATGATGAAGCTGATTTTAAGAAAAATCTTATTTCGGTCAATTCGCCGATGGCTCGTGGCCTGATTGGCAAAGAGCAGGATGACGTTGTGGTCATCAAAACGCCAGGCGGTGATGTAGAATATGAAATTCTGAAGGTTGAGTATCTTTGA
- the dacB gene encoding serine-type D-Ala-D-Ala carboxypeptidase, with protein sequence MRFSRIVSALACAFVLNVNAAPVEDYTQYLPDGANLALVVQKIGAAQPTIDYHSQQMALPASTQKVLTALAALLQLGPDYRFTTTLESQGNITDGVLRGNLIARFSGDPTFKRQNLRNMVAELKKQGVREISGDVLIDTSVFASHDKAPGWPWNDLTQCFSAPPAAAIVDRNCFSVSLYSAPNPGEMAFIRVASFYPVNMFSQVRTLARGSADAQYCELDVVPGELNRFTLTGCLTQRSEPLPLAFAIQDGASYAGAILKAELAQAGIQIGGHLKRQTLPGMQGTVIAQTQSAPLHDLLKIMLKKSDNMIADTVFRTIGHERFGVPGTWRAGADAVRQVLRQKAGVDLGNSIVVDGSGLSRHNLLAPATMMQALQYIAQHDNELNFISMLPLSGYDGTLRYRGGLHEAGVDGKVSAKTGALQGVYNLAGFITTASGQRYAFVQYLSGYAVPPEDQKQRRAPLVRFESRLYRDIYQNN encoded by the coding sequence ATGCGTTTTTCACGAATTGTCAGTGCGTTGGCCTGTGCATTTGTTCTTAATGTCAATGCGGCCCCGGTTGAAGATTACACACAATATTTGCCTGATGGGGCCAACCTTGCCCTGGTAGTTCAGAAGATTGGCGCAGCTCAGCCAACCATTGATTATCACTCACAGCAAATGGCATTACCGGCCAGTACTCAGAAAGTGCTCACCGCGCTGGCGGCATTATTGCAGCTCGGACCGGACTACCGCTTCACCACAACGTTGGAAAGCCAGGGCAACATCACGGATGGCGTGTTGCGCGGCAATCTTATCGCCCGTTTCAGCGGAGATCCCACCTTCAAGCGCCAAAACCTGCGTAATATGGTCGCGGAGCTGAAAAAACAGGGCGTGCGTGAAATCAGCGGTGATGTCCTGATCGATACCTCAGTCTTTGCCAGCCATGATAAAGCCCCTGGCTGGCCGTGGAACGATCTGACGCAATGTTTCAGTGCTCCGCCAGCAGCAGCGATTGTTGATCGCAACTGTTTCTCGGTTTCGCTCTACAGTGCACCGAACCCTGGGGAGATGGCGTTTATTCGCGTCGCTTCATTTTATCCGGTTAACATGTTCAGCCAGGTGAGAACGCTGGCAAGAGGTTCTGCGGATGCACAATACTGTGAACTGGATGTGGTTCCGGGTGAGTTGAACCGCTTTACGCTGACCGGATGCCTGACCCAGCGCAGCGAACCGCTGCCCTTGGCGTTCGCCATTCAGGACGGCGCCAGCTATGCGGGAGCGATCCTGAAAGCCGAACTGGCCCAGGCGGGTATCCAGATTGGCGGTCACCTGAAACGGCAGACCCTGCCGGGGATGCAGGGCACGGTGATTGCGCAAACCCAATCCGCACCGCTGCATGACCTGCTGAAAATCATGCTGAAAAAATCGGACAACATGATTGCCGACACCGTTTTCCGCACCATCGGTCATGAACGCTTTGGCGTACCGGGTACCTGGCGCGCAGGGGCAGATGCAGTACGCCAGGTTCTGCGCCAGAAAGCCGGGGTGGATTTGGGCAACAGTATCGTGGTGGACGGCTCTGGCCTGTCACGCCACAACCTGCTGGCGCCGGCCACCATGATGCAGGCATTGCAATATATCGCACAGCACGATAACGAACTTAATTTTATCTCGATGCTGCCGCTGTCCGGGTATGATGGCACCTTGCGCTATCGCGGCGGCCTGCACGAGGCCGGGGTAGATGGCAAAGTCTCCGCCAAGACCGGTGCATTACAAGGGGTCTATAACCTGGCTGGCTTTATCACTACCGCCAGCGGTCAACGCTATGCCTTTGTGCAGTATCTGTCAGGCTATGCGGTGCCGCCTGAAGATCAAAAACAACGTAGAGCACCACTGGTACGTTTCGAGAGCAGACTCTATCGGGATATTTATCAGAATAATTGA
- the pmrA gene encoding two-component system response regulator PmrA has product MKLLIVEDDELLQQGLALALSNEGYVCDCAASAAQANSLLITSQYSMIILDLGLPDLDGASLLRQWRRQQISIPVLILTARDALQDRVEGLDAGADDYLTKPFALIELQARVRALIRRYQGHSDNLLQQDDLTLNLSSQQVYLQQQAVDVTPKEFAILSRLMMRAGQTVNRELLQQDLYTWNDDLGSNTLEVHVHNLRRKLGKDRIRTVRGIGYRLESTS; this is encoded by the coding sequence ATGAAGCTTCTGATTGTTGAGGATGACGAACTGTTGCAGCAAGGCCTGGCGTTGGCGTTATCCAACGAAGGCTATGTCTGTGATTGCGCCGCCAGCGCTGCGCAGGCCAACAGTCTGCTCATTACCAGCCAATACAGCATGATCATTCTCGATCTCGGCTTGCCAGACCTTGACGGTGCCAGTCTGCTGCGACAGTGGCGCCGTCAGCAAATCAGTATACCGGTCTTGATCCTCACCGCTCGCGATGCCCTGCAAGATCGTGTCGAAGGCCTGGATGCCGGTGCCGATGACTACCTGACCAAACCCTTTGCCCTGATCGAATTGCAAGCCCGCGTGCGCGCCCTGATCCGTCGCTATCAAGGCCATAGCGATAACCTGCTGCAACAGGACGATTTAACACTTAACCTGTCCAGCCAGCAGGTGTATCTGCAGCAACAGGCGGTAGACGTCACGCCGAAGGAGTTCGCAATCCTTTCACGCTTGATGATGCGTGCAGGGCAGACCGTCAACCGCGAGCTGTTGCAACAGGATCTCTATACCTGGAATGACGATCTGGGCTCCAACACCCTTGAAGTTCACGTCCATAACCTGCGCCGCAAATTGGGCAAAGATCGCATCCGTACCGTACGCGGCATTGGCTATCGTCTGGAATCCACGTCATGA
- the pmrB gene encoding two-component system sensor histidine kinase PmrB, whose protein sequence is MISMRRRLLLMLALILLVTQLISAFWLWHESQEQISFLVDETLSAQARNEKVDTEIAEAIASLLAPSLIMMIVTLLASFWAISWIIRPLNQLQEKLEKRSADNLTPLPIISDSLEMVAVITALNQLFSRLDRTIQQERLFTADAAHELRTPLAGIRLHLELMEQKGIQESTLLIARIDQLMHVVEQLLMLSRAGQDFASGHYQRFDWVTNVIEPLQEELEELAALREQKIIWQLPASAPIHGDPVLLRLMLRNLVENAHRYGPKNSVIRVKLSSQEGGQCLQVLDEGPGIKQEMAGVLTQAFRRMDQRYGGSGLGLNIVIRIVQLHRGSLRLENRSDVSGLNAQCWLPDNILTP, encoded by the coding sequence ATGATCAGTATGCGCCGCCGTCTGCTGCTGATGCTGGCGCTGATCCTGCTGGTCACACAGCTTATCAGCGCATTTTGGTTATGGCATGAGAGTCAGGAGCAAATCAGTTTTCTGGTCGATGAAACGCTGTCTGCACAAGCCCGTAACGAAAAAGTCGATACTGAAATTGCCGAAGCTATCGCTTCGTTGTTAGCCCCCTCGTTGATCATGATGATCGTGACCCTGCTGGCCTCTTTCTGGGCCATCAGTTGGATTATCCGCCCGCTGAATCAGTTACAGGAAAAACTGGAGAAACGTTCGGCAGATAACCTGACGCCCCTGCCCATTATCAGCGACAGCCTGGAAATGGTGGCCGTTATCACCGCCCTGAACCAGCTATTTTCACGCCTTGATCGCACCATTCAACAAGAACGCCTGTTTACTGCTGATGCAGCCCATGAATTACGTACGCCCTTGGCAGGCATTCGTCTGCATCTGGAACTGATGGAGCAAAAGGGGATACAGGAGAGCACGCTCCTGATCGCCCGCATTGACCAACTAATGCATGTGGTTGAACAATTGCTGATGCTGTCGCGTGCCGGCCAGGATTTTGCCAGTGGCCACTATCAGCGGTTTGACTGGGTGACTAACGTTATTGAGCCGTTACAGGAAGAATTAGAAGAGCTGGCCGCTCTGCGCGAGCAAAAAATTATCTGGCAATTACCTGCCAGTGCGCCCATCCATGGCGATCCGGTCTTGCTGCGCCTGATGTTACGTAACCTGGTTGAAAATGCACATCGTTATGGGCCGAAAAACAGCGTTATTCGAGTGAAGCTGAGCTCTCAAGAGGGCGGGCAATGTTTACAGGTGCTCGATGAGGGGCCGGGGATCAAGCAAGAGATGGCTGGCGTACTGACCCAGGCGTTCCGCCGGATGGATCAGCGTTATGGCGGTAGCGGATTAGGACTGAATATTGTGATTCGTATCGTGCAGTTGCATCGCGGCAGCCTACGGTTAGAAAACCGCAGCGATGTCAGTGGGCTGAACGCACAATGCTGGTTACCCGATAATATCCTGACGCCATAA
- the cgtA gene encoding Obg family GTPase CgtA, producing MKFVDEATILVVAGDGGNGCVSFRREKYIPNGGPDGGDGGDGGDVYLLADENLNTLIDYRFEKSFRAERGQNGQSRDCTGKRGKDVIIKVPVGTRVQDQGTGEILGDMTRHQQRLMVAKGGWHGLGNTRFKSSVNRAPRQKTLGTKGEMRDILLELLLLADVGMLGLPNAGKSTFIRAVSAAKPKVADYPFTTLVPSLGVVRMDHEQSFVVADIPGLIEGAHEGAGLGIRFLKHLERCRVLLHLVDIAPIDESDPVENAKVIINELQQYSENLSQKPRWLVFNKVDLLDAEEAAERAKAIVEGMGWEGKYYMISAANREGVNALCWDVMNFINTQPKTMAIEESAPEKVEFMWDDYHREQIAEVEAEAEDDWDDDWDEDDDEGVEIIYQK from the coding sequence ATGAAGTTTGTAGATGAAGCGACGATTTTGGTCGTTGCAGGCGATGGCGGTAATGGTTGTGTCAGCTTCCGCCGCGAAAAGTACATCCCGAACGGCGGGCCTGATGGCGGTGACGGCGGTGATGGCGGTGATGTCTATCTGCTGGCAGACGAAAACCTGAATACCCTGATCGATTACCGCTTTGAAAAATCTTTCCGTGCCGAACGTGGTCAGAATGGTCAGAGCCGTGATTGTACCGGTAAACGCGGGAAAGATGTGATCATTAAAGTACCGGTAGGTACCCGTGTGCAGGATCAGGGCACCGGTGAGATCCTCGGCGATATGACGCGTCATCAGCAGCGTCTGATGGTGGCGAAAGGCGGTTGGCACGGCTTGGGTAACACCCGTTTCAAGTCCTCGGTAAACCGTGCTCCGCGCCAGAAAACGTTGGGTACCAAGGGCGAGATGCGCGATATCCTGCTGGAGCTGTTGCTGCTGGCGGATGTGGGGATGCTGGGTTTGCCGAATGCCGGTAAGTCGACCTTTATCCGTGCGGTTTCTGCTGCCAAGCCGAAAGTGGCGGATTATCCGTTCACTACGCTGGTGCCAAGCCTGGGCGTGGTGCGTATGGACCATGAACAGAGCTTCGTGGTTGCGGATATCCCAGGGTTAATCGAAGGGGCGCACGAAGGTGCCGGTTTGGGGATCCGTTTCCTGAAACACCTGGAACGCTGTCGCGTGTTGTTGCATCTGGTGGATATTGCGCCAATCGATGAATCCGATCCGGTAGAAAATGCCAAGGTCATCATCAACGAGCTCCAGCAGTACAGCGAAAATCTTTCTCAGAAGCCACGCTGGCTGGTGTTTAACAAGGTTGACCTGCTGGATGCAGAAGAAGCCGCCGAGCGCGCCAAGGCGATCGTAGAAGGCATGGGTTGGGAAGGTAAGTACTACATGATCTCCGCAGCGAACCGTGAAGGGGTGAACGCGCTGTGCTGGGATGTGATGAACTTTATCAATACGCAGCCTAAAACCATGGCGATCGAAGAAAGTGCGCCAGAAAAAGTCGAGTTCATGTGGGACGATTATCACCGTGAACAGATTGCCGAAGTGGAAGCCGAAGCAGAAGACGATTGGGATGATGACTGGGATGAAGACGATGATGAAGGCGTCGAAATCATCTACCAGAAGTAA
- a CDS encoding DMT family transporter, which translates to METKQQVGIGIFLAITTAVCWGALPIAMKEVLAVMEPFTVVWYRFTMAAIGLGIILAVRGRLPPLNLFRQPRWLLLLVIATAGLLGNFVFFSSSLQYLSPTASQVIGQLSPVGMMFASVLILKERMRITQVIGAMMLICGLMLFFNVSLIEIFTRLTDYTLGVLLGVCAAMVWVTYGVAQKVLLRRLASPQILLMLYTLCAIALFPLAKPAVIFQLSSWQLACLLFCGANTLIGYGALAEAMARWQAAQVSALVTLTPLFTLLFSDLLALAWPQVFAAPTLNVVGYVGAFVVVAGAMFSAIGHRWWPRRAETNLVASLKPPGE; encoded by the coding sequence ATGGAAACGAAACAGCAGGTTGGTATTGGTATTTTTCTGGCGATCACCACAGCAGTTTGCTGGGGGGCGTTGCCGATAGCGATGAAAGAAGTGCTGGCCGTGATGGAGCCGTTTACCGTTGTCTGGTATCGCTTTACTATGGCTGCTATCGGGTTGGGGATCATCCTGGCGGTACGTGGGCGTTTACCGCCGCTGAATTTGTTCCGCCAGCCACGTTGGTTGCTGTTACTGGTCATCGCGACGGCAGGGCTGCTGGGTAACTTTGTTTTCTTCAGTTCTTCGTTGCAATACCTGAGCCCGACGGCTTCGCAGGTGATCGGCCAACTTTCCCCGGTAGGCATGATGTTCGCCAGCGTTCTGATCCTGAAAGAAAGAATGCGTATCACTCAGGTGATCGGCGCCATGATGCTGATTTGCGGGCTGATGCTGTTTTTCAACGTCAGCCTGATTGAGATCTTCACCCGGCTGACAGATTACACTCTCGGCGTATTGTTGGGCGTGTGTGCGGCCATGGTCTGGGTGACTTACGGCGTGGCCCAGAAAGTATTACTGCGCCGATTAGCCTCGCCGCAGATCCTGCTAATGTTGTACACTTTATGTGCAATCGCGTTGTTCCCGTTGGCTAAACCTGCGGTGATTTTCCAGTTGAGCAGTTGGCAATTAGCCTGTCTGCTTTTCTGTGGGGCCAACACGCTGATTGGTTATGGTGCGCTGGCGGAAGCGATGGCGCGCTGGCAGGCGGCTCAGGTGAGTGCATTGGTCACGTTGACTCCCCTGTTTACCCTGCTGTTTTCAGATTTATTGGCGCTGGCCTGGCCACAGGTCTTTGCGGCCCCGACATTGAATGTCGTCGGCTATGTAGGTGCTTTTGTGGTGGTAGCGGGCGCCATGTTTTCCGCAATTGGTCACCGTTGGTGGCCGCGACGGGCAGAAACCAATCTGGTGGCTTCTTTGAAGCCGCCAGGTGAATGA
- the rpmA gene encoding 50S ribosomal protein L27, giving the protein MAHKKAGGSTRNGRDSEAKRLGVKRFGGEAVLAGSIIVRQRGTKFHAGTNVGCGKDHTLFALKDGKVKFEVKGPSNRKFISIEAE; this is encoded by the coding sequence ATGGCACACAAAAAGGCTGGCGGCTCGACTCGTAACGGTCGCGATTCAGAAGCTAAACGTCTGGGCGTAAAACGCTTTGGCGGCGAAGCAGTACTGGCAGGCAGCATCATCGTTCGTCAGCGCGGCACCAAATTCCACGCGGGTACCAACGTGGGTTGCGGCAAAGACCACACTCTGTTTGCTTTGAAAGACGGTAAAGTCAAATTCGAAGTTAAAGGCCCGAGCAATCGTAAATTCATCAGCATCGAAGCTGAATAA
- the rplU gene encoding 50S ribosomal protein L21: MYAVFQSGGKQHRVSEGQTVRLEKLDIATGEAVEFDQILMIANGEDIKIGVPFVDGGKIKAEVVAHGRGEKIKIVKFRRRKHYRKQQGHRQWFTDVKITGISA; encoded by the coding sequence ATGTACGCGGTTTTCCAAAGTGGTGGTAAACAACACCGAGTAAGCGAAGGTCAGACCGTTCGCTTGGAAAAGCTGGACATCGCAACTGGTGAAGCGGTTGAGTTTGACCAGATTCTGATGATCGCTAATGGCGAAGATATCAAAATCGGCGTTCCTTTCGTCGATGGCGGTAAGATCAAAGCTGAAGTCGTTGCTCACGGTCGTGGCGAGAAAATTAAGATTGTTAAGTTTCGTCGTCGTAAGCACTACCGTAAGCAGCAGGGCCACCGTCAGTGGTTCACTGACGTTAAAATCACCGGCATCAGCGCTTAA
- the ispB gene encoding octaprenyl diphosphate synthase → MNLEQITELTAQDMAAVNATILEQLNSDVTLINQLGYYIISGGGKRIRPMIAVLAARALHYQGDKHITVAALIEFIHTATLLHDDVVDESDMRRGKATANAAFGNAASVLVGDFIYTRAFQMMTSLESLRVLAVMSEAVNVIAEGEVLQLMNVNDPDISEESYMRVIYSKTARLFEAAAQSSAILSGASDVEEKALQDYGRYLGTAFQLIDDLLDYSSDGVTLGKNTGDDLNEGKPTLPLLHAMHNGNAEQAAMIRGAIEQGNGRHLLEPVLAAMQACGSLTYTRQRAEEEADKAIAALQVLPESPHRAALEGLAHLAVQRDF, encoded by the coding sequence ATGAACCTAGAACAAATTACTGAGTTAACCGCGCAAGATATGGCGGCCGTGAACGCAACAATTCTCGAACAGTTGAATTCCGATGTCACGCTCATCAATCAACTTGGCTACTACATTATCAGCGGTGGCGGTAAGCGCATACGTCCGATGATCGCCGTTCTGGCGGCTCGAGCACTGCACTATCAAGGTGATAAACATATTACCGTCGCTGCCCTGATTGAATTCATCCACACCGCCACCCTGCTGCACGATGACGTAGTGGATGAGTCCGATATGCGCCGAGGCAAGGCAACCGCCAACGCGGCGTTCGGCAATGCCGCCAGCGTGTTGGTCGGCGATTTCATTTATACCCGTGCCTTCCAGATGATGACCAGCCTGGAATCCCTGCGCGTGCTGGCAGTGATGTCCGAAGCGGTTAACGTCATCGCCGAAGGTGAAGTGCTGCAATTGATGAACGTTAACGATCCGGACATCAGTGAAGAGAGCTATATGCGGGTCATTTACAGCAAAACCGCCCGTCTGTTTGAGGCCGCGGCACAGTCTTCTGCGATCCTCTCTGGCGCGAGCGATGTAGAAGAAAAAGCGCTGCAGGATTATGGCCGCTATCTTGGCACCGCCTTCCAGTTGATCGACGATCTGCTCGATTACAGCTCAGACGGCGTCACGCTGGGTAAAAATACCGGCGACGATCTGAATGAGGGCAAACCGACGCTGCCTCTCTTACATGCGATGCATAACGGCAATGCCGAGCAGGCTGCAATGATCCGTGGTGCCATTGAGCAAGGCAATGGTCGTCATCTGCTGGAGCCGGTTCTGGCCGCCATGCAGGCATGCGGTTCACTCACCTACACGCGTCAACGCGCGGAAGAAGAAGCCGATAAGGCCATTGCCGCGTTACAGGTGCTGCCAGAATCGCCGCACCGGGCCGCACTGGAAGGATTAGCACACCTTGCGGTTCAACGCGACTTTTAA
- a CDS encoding DNA-binding protein, translated as MDKEWFTARELTNIGELRKSEQGINKRARREAWLRRNRLGKQGTAYEYHISSLPPLTRSLLQPTAAEEPAVYTAQAADLTTSLQGYFEGMTQSERKTLLHFLAENGIAGLLERISYKNE; from the coding sequence ATGGACAAGGAGTGGTTTACCGCCAGAGAACTGACCAATATCGGTGAATTGCGGAAATCGGAACAGGGGATCAACAAGCGCGCACGGCGAGAAGCATGGTTACGACGCAATCGTCTGGGTAAACAGGGAACGGCCTATGAATATCATATCAGTAGTTTGCCCCCACTGACGCGCAGCCTTCTACAGCCGACGGCGGCTGAAGAACCGGCGGTATATACTGCGCAGGCCGCCGATCTGACAACGAGTTTGCAGGGCTATTTCGAGGGGATGACCCAGAGTGAACGTAAAACGCTGCTGCATTTTCTGGCAGAGAACGGGATCGCAGGGTTGCTGGAACGTATTAGTTATAAGAATGAATAG
- a CDS encoding DNA-binding protein, with the protein MKNEWFAAKELTGIAGLPSSTQGINLMARREGWLSRRRKGVQGKALEYHVDSLPAGVKNLLVLREEPAVYEAERQDSLAVWIEYYYHLSERERGAVLAFLMREGMSSLLAWIAEKNT; encoded by the coding sequence ATGAAAAACGAGTGGTTTGCCGCCAAGGAACTTACAGGCATCGCAGGATTACCTTCCTCGACTCAGGGAATCAATCTGATGGCTCGGCGAGAAGGCTGGTTGAGCCGCCGCCGGAAAGGCGTACAAGGAAAGGCCTTGGAATATCACGTTGACAGCCTGCCAGCGGGCGTCAAAAACCTGTTGGTATTACGAGAGGAGCCCGCCGTCTATGAGGCAGAGCGTCAGGACTCCTTGGCCGTTTGGATCGAATATTATTACCACCTGTCAGAGCGCGAACGGGGGGCGGTATTGGCGTTTTTGATGCGCGAAGGTATGAGTAGCCTATTGGCGTGGATTGCTGAAAAAAATACTTAA
- a CDS encoding helix-turn-helix transcriptional regulator has protein sequence MNSRNPDWHPADVIAALKKKGTTLAAVSREAGLSSSTLANALSRPWPKGEWLIADALSVHPAEIWPSRYFDPRTHHLLDRKSRIKP, from the coding sequence ATGAATTCACGGAATCCAGATTGGCATCCAGCAGACGTCATCGCGGCTTTGAAGAAGAAAGGGACGACTTTGGCAGCCGTTTCACGTGAGGCAGGATTGAGCTCATCAACGTTGGCCAACGCGCTGTCACGCCCTTGGCCCAAAGGAGAATGGTTAATCGCCGATGCCCTGAGCGTGCATCCCGCGGAGATTTGGCCGAGCAGGTATTTTGATCCACGCACGCATCACCTGCTGGATCGGAAAAGTCGAATCAAACCATGA
- the mdh gene encoding malate dehydrogenase codes for MKVAVLGAAGGIGQALALLLKTQLPSGSELSLYDIAPVTPGVAVDLSHIPTAVKIKGFSGEDATPALHGADVVLISAGVARKPGMDRSDLFNVNAGIVRNLIEQVAKTCPKACIGIITNPVNTTVAIAAEVLKKAGVYDKNKLFGVTSLDIIRSNTFVAELKGKQPEDLNVPVIGGHSGVTILPLLSQIPGVSFSEQEVADLTKRIQNAGTEVVEAKAGGGSATLSMGQAAARFGLSLVRALSGEKGVVECAYVEGDGKYARFFAQPLVLGKNGVEERKDIGTLSAFEQKALNEMLDVLHKDIELGEKFINN; via the coding sequence ATGAAAGTTGCAGTTCTCGGTGCTGCTGGCGGTATCGGCCAGGCCCTCGCCCTTCTACTCAAGACCCAGCTTCCTTCAGGTTCTGAACTCTCCCTCTACGACATTGCTCCTGTCACCCCAGGCGTTGCTGTCGACTTAAGCCATATCCCAACCGCGGTTAAAATCAAAGGATTTAGCGGAGAAGATGCGACACCTGCGTTGCACGGTGCGGATGTGGTGCTGATTTCTGCGGGGGTTGCCCGTAAACCGGGTATGGATCGTTCCGATCTGTTCAACGTCAACGCTGGTATTGTGCGTAACCTGATCGAGCAAGTGGCTAAAACCTGCCCGAAAGCCTGCATCGGGATTATCACCAACCCGGTGAACACCACGGTAGCGATTGCTGCTGAAGTGTTGAAGAAAGCAGGTGTTTACGACAAAAACAAACTGTTTGGTGTCACCTCGCTGGATATCATCCGTTCCAACACCTTTGTGGCTGAACTGAAAGGCAAACAGCCGGAAGATCTGAATGTGCCCGTCATTGGTGGCCACTCAGGCGTGACTATTCTGCCTTTGCTGTCGCAGATCCCTGGCGTAAGCTTTAGCGAGCAGGAAGTGGCTGACTTGACCAAACGTATCCAGAACGCGGGTACTGAAGTGGTTGAAGCCAAAGCCGGTGGCGGTTCTGCAACCCTGTCTATGGGGCAGGCTGCAGCACGTTTTGGCCTGTCTCTGGTGCGTGCCCTGAGCGGTGAAAAAGGCGTTGTTGAATGTGCTTATGTAGAAGGCGATGGCAAATATGCCCGTTTCTTCGCACAACCGCTGGTACTGGGCAAGAACGGTGTAGAAGAACGCAAAGATATCGGCACCCTGAGCGCCTTTGAGCAAAAAGCGTTGAACGAAATGTTGGACGTGCTGCATAAAGATATCGAACTGGGCGAGAAATTTATCAATAACTGA
- the argR gene encoding transcriptional regulator ArgR yields the protein MRNPAKQEDLIKAFKALLKEEKFSSQGEIVLALQEEGFENINQSKVSRMLTKFGAVRTRNAKMEMVYCLPAELGVPTTTSPLKNLVLDVDHNDAIVVIHTSPGAAQLIARLLDSLGKSEGILGTIAGDDTIFVTPASSFTARQLFEAILSLFEQEL from the coding sequence ATGCGTAATCCCGCAAAACAGGAAGATCTGATCAAAGCGTTTAAGGCGTTATTGAAAGAAGAGAAATTCAGTTCTCAAGGCGAGATCGTTTTGGCGCTACAAGAAGAAGGCTTCGAAAATATTAACCAATCCAAAGTATCACGCATGCTGACCAAGTTTGGCGCAGTACGTACGCGTAATGCAAAAATGGAGATGGTGTATTGCCTTCCGGCCGAACTCGGTGTGCCGACCACCACCAGCCCGCTGAAGAATCTGGTGCTGGACGTTGATCATAATGATGCCATCGTCGTAATCCATACCAGCCCAGGGGCTGCGCAGCTAATTGCTCGCCTATTGGATTCGCTGGGTAAATCAGAAGGGATCCTGGGTACTATCGCTGGTGACGACACCATTTTTGTCACCCCTGCCAGCTCTTTTACCGCACGCCAGCTGTTTGAGGCTATTCTCTCGTTGTTCGAGCAGGAGCTTTGA